catggaacactgcacaaaatttggtgctaattagtgggtggattaactgTGGAACAAGTAGTGTTGTGGGGAAAAACCAGAGAGGAGAAACAAAGACAAGATTACGCACAGATAGGGGATTTTTTTGAAGCAAAATTAATGGTGGAATCCCAAACTTAATGCAATGAAAGGGTTTGGGCTTTGTGAATAATAGGCTGACAATTGGAGTTAGTACTTACAAATAAGGTAGACCATACAAACAATGCAATTTTGGACAAAAATAAAACGATTTTACCACCAAACTTGGCATGAAATGCAGTAGTTTTTAACTTGTTTGTGGTTGTCACTTGTCAAACTCAAATGCTATTCTGTATATCGGGTGCAACATATGTTCCCCCAATTATAAACTGCCATCACCGTAGCTACCATTGTCATttctgccgccaccaccacaaccattgCTCTGCCACCACCTACCACTACGGTTGCCACTACCacaaccgccaccaccacctacCTCCACCACAAGTCCACAACCGCTTTTCATCTCGCTCCTTTCAATCATtattcattttcaccaaaaatgaaaaacaacttCTTTTGTTTTGATCAAATTTTAGGAAAAACAACATTTTCTAAATACTAACAAAACAAGTTCTCAGTTGTTTTTTATACATAAATGTTAGTTATTataaatgttaataaattaATCTCTCCCTCGCCCCATCCAATCATTATGTccttagctcttaccacttaagctatcttTCGGGGACatgtttctaatttttttttatgaaaataagaaattggCAAACCAAAAAAGCCCTAAAGTTAGAGGTGGGAATAGGCTATGGCGAGACGAGTTTTGCATAAATAGGAAGATAAAATGATTTGGAAGTCACATTTTTTAGTAAATGTGTAATTTATGTTATTCTGTTTTGTTAGCGGTATGGTTTATGCACTGCCATTTGGAAATCCATACAAGATGGGgatgggaaaatgttttcttcacacctcattttgtggtggaatgaggtggaggaggagagagataggaaaaaaaaataaaggtaagagagaaaaagtttTAGATGTGATAGCTGATAAGATGAGAGgggtagaaacaaaaataggtgaaaatgaagtgtttaaaagatgaggtgtgtatatatcattactcgatGAGACTGAAGATAACATTTGTTGTGGTCAATAGTAAAGGACCAAATGAATCTCTATTACCTATTACCACCTCCAAGTAACCTTCCGAAGTGTGTTGAGTAAAGTACTAATTAGCTTTCTACGCTCAATAggaaagacaaacatacaaagaGACTACAATGATACCTAAGCACAACTTATAAGTCTAAAACACATTAGGAGTGTCAGCATATCATCTATCAAACAATTAAGCActtatgaagattttttttttactcaacACCGCGCATTGCCCAGGTTTAAGTCTAGTTCATTGTATTTTCCATCTCATTTGCACCAACCTTTTCTCCATGTctcttttattttccaatcacatTTTCTATCATATTTCTCATTTATCTCTCTTCTATTCTTACCACTCTTGTCAGAACTTATGTGGAATGAGCGTTAAAATCTATCTGTTTGTTAAAATTGAATGAGATTAAGAAGTCCCAAAAGCAACTATTTGTACTTTTGCTAGGGCCCAAAGATTATGCTAATTTTGAATTACACAGAAAGAAAGACATAATAATAGTCCAAAATTAGTCAAGATGAAGGTAAACATTATTTAGTGGTCCTGACCAAAAACTGCTCTTCAAGAACATTAAACATATGTTAAGTCTTTTTCAAAAGCTTTTTACTACATAGACATCAATGCAATTAACCAAGACCACATTTCATCAAGCTACTGATTAAGAATAAGGTAGTGCTTGTGATAGAAAAAGACACAAATATTTTACAATTGCATGAAGGTTCTACACTGATTAAGCTTTTGCTACATTAATATCACACAATTACTCACATAAGACATATTAGCTAACCCATTACAAGTTCAAAGCTAATTTATGTTACCAGCTATGTTAGCACAGAGAGCAAAAAGACACTAATTATAAGCTGGCGAATATTTCATAGTGGCATCTTCTTCACCTtggaagaagaactgatcaAGGGGTAGCTGTGGCAAACTCTGCATAGAATCCAAATCTACTGAAAGTGAAGGATTTTGCTGAAGGGAAATGTTGTGTTCATTTGGAAAATGCTCCCACCCAGGAAAGGACATTATGGCGGGTGATGATGAGACATGATCATCTACAAAGTTAATCATGGTTTGGTGAAGAAGCCAAATCTGAGTCTTGAGGAACTTGACATAGTGAATGGCTTCCTCCAACATGGAAACTGTGTCCATCTTGCTCCCTCCAGGGACCATGCTCTGCAGGACCTTGAACCTGTCACTTATTCTGTGCCTTCTCTCTCTAGCCGCCACGCTTTGTGGGTCAGTGGAAAGCTTCACTTCCCTTTTGGTTGTTTTCTTCACACCACCCTTCTTCTCCTTGCTCTTGGAAGATGACCCTGCAGAAATAGTAGGTTTACAAGCAGGACTAGTCTCCATGTGCTATGGCTAAGAGAAATGTACTACTGTAAAGAGCCTAATGGAAGTTTTCAAGTAGCTAGCCTTGAATATTTATATAGTAGGGGATGATGATGTAGTTTCTTTGAAGTTGCCACACACTTATATAGCACGAATTTGAGTGACATTGGATATAATTAATGAGTGAATAATGTATGGTACACACCATTTTGGTTAAGCATTccaaatgagagagaaagagaaaaataaataaatgatagATAGGATAAATCATGATGTGATATGAGAAGATGagagatagagaaaaaaaacaagTGATCGATGTTTATACGTGTACATATATTTTGTGATCTAATAATGGATATGATTTTTAATACtttaataattcattttattttttatctcattttcactaACTTTTTTTCTCTACTTTATCCACATTTATATTATATCACTTATTTTACTTATCTCTTTCTTATATATTGAGTGTACGTGACTTTGGAGTGTGAAGAAACATTTCTCCAATGAGAATTGTCAATGATTTTGAATGGATTGATGAGAAGAGGTGTAGTCATGTGAATcagccaatttttttttgtcaatagcCAAATCTTAATTAGCGCAGGATACGGCTGTATTAGGAAGAGACCCGGGAATAAGGCCCAGCTGAGAAAACTGttttggttcttttttttttctcttactttttctcttTGTGCTCTTTTAGTTGTATGGATTCTGCTAATTAACTAACTGATTTATTAACTTTGAATTATGGGATTCAGTGATTATAAAAGCAAGTTCAGTGTGTTTGAATTATTAGTAGTGTTAGTATTGGTTGTATTATTATCAATGTGAATTAGCTTATTTTCTGTGCAGAATAATAATCTATAATCaaatttttattgaaagaatATTTCAAATAAAAGGTATAGTAAACATACATTTAGATTATTCAATAATATTCAATggtttaattattaaattagaaagttttaatatttataaagaCCATGACCAactccaacaaaaaaaaaagagcacgACCAACCAACAAGGTGTTGGTCTTTTACATGATACATAAGCTAGATCTCTTATTGAGAAGATAAGTTTTAACACCAAGAAGACAAGTTATAACATTTTTTAATCATTTCTATTTCATTAATTAGAATCAATTTTATACCTCAAATTAGTTATTTTCTTACTGGAGTTACTAAACCAATAATTAAAATGCCAAGATCTTGTCTTCCTATTCACTAACAAGAGTAGGAAGTAAGCCAAGCTCGTTTCTCTTCATAAGATTTTTATCTATTATCTCTCTATCCGTCCCCTTAACTTATTTTTGTGGGGAGGTGATTCGATTAATGCTTCATTAAGGAGACGGGAGCTCTCAAGCTTAGAGAAGTTCTCTATGTCATAAAGAGGTTTACGGAAAATCTCGATAGATGACTTTCTCAAAACTTATTCAATTGAAGTCTTTCTACTGTTACTTTTAAAGTCGAAATTACTTATGAAACATATGTGAGTaaagaaaaatttatttaaacatatatattataagATACATTTCCCCATAATTGATTCTTACTCTGAATCAATTATAGAATGATTTTCATACATGTACTTATAAACTATTTAAGTTCTAACCTTAGATCAATGACAAAGTTGAGacttaattttcaattaaagcAAAAGTTGGACAAGTAAAATATGGTGTGATATTATGACCCACCACAGAAGAAGGGCAAAAACACTAGCAGTTTGATTGTGTAGCAAGTGACAGAATGAAAGAGATCAGGCCCTCCATTTTGTCTTTTGGTTACAAAGGTTAGTGCGGTGATCAAATTGAGAAAGTAAGGAATTGTCGGGGGGTCCTTCCCCTGAAATCGAAGCAAATTTGTTTTACAGCTGCAGGTGTGTCTAAACCCAAGGACGAAATAGACCATTTGTTGGTGGCTTTATTGTGTACGGTTTTCAGCTTTTTCATCCTAAGGTTGTAAACTGTTAAATTTAAAGAGAATAACTattcatttcttttttgtttttattcatTCCTCTTGGTTATTGCTtgaggagaaaaagaaagagctTAAGGGGGAATCAATCAAACATTCAACTCTTCTATTCAAGAAAATCATTAGACCAATTTACTTGAAGCACTAGAGGATTAAAGTTGGGTCACAATAGGGTGGACCTTTAAGAATGTGATCTAGTCGCGTGTGAACCATTGATGAAAATCCTTAGATgtatgattttaagaatattctttTAATGAATGGTTAAGATTGAATGAATAATAACATGATGTAAATGTAATTAGCTTCTCTCCCAAAATCTAATCTCTCCCTCACTAGCAC
This is a stretch of genomic DNA from Lotus japonicus ecotype B-129 chromosome 1, LjGifu_v1.2. It encodes these proteins:
- the LOC130732249 gene encoding transcription factor bHLH140 is translated as METSPACKPTISAGSSSKSKEKKGGVKKTTKREVKLSTDPQSVAARERRHRISDRFKVLQSMVPGGSKMDTVSMLEEAIHYVKFLKTQIWLLHQTMINFVDDHVSSSPAIMSFPGWEHFPNEHNISLQQNPSLSVDLDSMQSLPQLPLDQFFFQGEEDATMKYSPAYN